In Roseofilum casamattae BLCC-M143, the following are encoded in one genomic region:
- a CDS encoding type II secretion system protein produces the protein MLRKKSGEAGFTLLEVLTAIAIVGILSAIALPSFIGFIRLQQLNQSREQIYLALQEVKRNAKRDKLTWQASFRNAPHGQFAIHRVSENADLTKFNWQDLNRNVVIIDGQTQNETTFYQYTKGVNQGIWRVQFNAYGNTHGRLGRITVGFKDSTPGKDRPLRCVFVSTLIGTMRTSENQPKPHDKRYCY, from the coding sequence ATGCTCCGAAAAAAGTCGGGAGAAGCAGGATTCACGCTGCTCGAGGTATTAACGGCGATCGCGATCGTGGGAATTCTCAGTGCCATTGCTCTACCCAGTTTTATTGGGTTTATTCGGTTACAACAATTGAACCAGTCCCGAGAGCAAATCTATCTAGCGCTACAAGAGGTGAAACGTAATGCTAAACGCGACAAACTCACTTGGCAAGCTAGCTTTCGCAATGCTCCTCACGGTCAATTTGCTATTCATCGAGTCAGTGAAAACGCAGATTTGACGAAGTTCAACTGGCAAGATTTAAATCGCAATGTTGTTATTATTGACGGCCAAACTCAAAACGAAACGACATTCTATCAGTATACCAAAGGTGTAAATCAAGGAATTTGGCGAGTTCAATTTAATGCCTATGGCAATACCCATGGCCGACTGGGTCGGATTACAGTTGGTTTTAAAGACAGCACCCCAGGAAAAGATAGGCCTCTACGGTGTGTTTTTGTTTCGACGTTGATCGGCACGATGCGCACCTCTGAAAATCAGCCGAAACCCCATGATAAACGATACTGTTACTGA
- the sodX gene encoding nickel-type superoxide dismutase maturation protease produces the protein MMSSIRSSTIWDILLWLGRQRQRFRVSGVSMLPTLQPGDEVLVDRRAYWRSPPAIDDIVILQTPDRQDLWSIKRVTAVNPDGSCFVRGDNRAHSTDSRSFGWVPPTLLLGRVTSHFL, from the coding sequence ATGATGTCTTCGATCCGAAGTAGTACGATTTGGGATATATTACTTTGGTTGGGTCGGCAGCGCCAGCGTTTTCGCGTGTCTGGGGTTTCGATGCTGCCAACACTACAGCCAGGAGATGAGGTATTGGTCGATCGCAGGGCCTATTGGCGATCGCCTCCAGCTATAGATGATATCGTTATTCTTCAGACTCCCGATCGGCAAGACCTTTGGTCGATCAAGCGAGTCACCGCAGTTAATCCCGATGGCTCGTGTTTTGTTCGAGGAGATAACCGAGCACACAGTACTGATAGCCGTTCCTTTGGATGGGTTCCTCCCACGTTGCTCTTAGGTAGAGTCACGAGTCACTTTCTTTAA
- the sodN gene encoding superoxide dismutase, Ni, giving the protein MLITMISLQTIADRIKAWFPAPVVHAHCDGPCGVYDPASARIAAEAVLSMTKKILDLQPPSDSDPKAMAAYENTMSRYIQIKEEQATLAKKELLVLWTDYFKPVHLAQYPDLHDKFWNVGKLCSACKVEVSLQHAEELMAAIKEIQEMFWATKNRTDVPWYKAS; this is encoded by the coding sequence ATGCTCATCACTATGATTTCTTTGCAAACTATTGCCGATCGCATCAAAGCCTGGTTCCCAGCTCCTGTGGTTCATGCTCACTGCGACGGTCCCTGTGGCGTTTACGATCCGGCTTCGGCAAGAATTGCGGCGGAAGCAGTTTTGTCCATGACCAAGAAAATCTTGGATCTGCAACCTCCCAGCGATAGCGATCCCAAAGCTATGGCCGCTTACGAAAATACCATGTCTCGGTATATCCAAATTAAGGAAGAGCAAGCGACCTTAGCCAAAAAAGAGCTACTAGTACTGTGGACTGATTATTTCAAGCCCGTACATTTAGCACAATACCCCGATTTACACGACAAGTTCTGGAATGTTGGAAAATTATGTTCTGCTTGCAAGGTTGAAGTTAGCCTACAACATGCAGAAGAATTGATGGCAGCCATCAAAGAAATTCAGGAAATGTTCTGGGCAACTAAGAACCGCACTGATGTTCCTTGGTACAAAGCTAGCTAA
- a CDS encoding sensor histidine kinase gives MSLSSIGWLQMRHRHWAVRLFFGATIVGASLIAYYTYGRAHEILLDKLKNNAFQEVQGGVEAIDRWIAKRKTEVETIANSPTAQTMDLDIIQPYLEQEAERIEPFNITVFFDREGRFYTSQRIGGNAKDRLYLQRAMRGEVNVSDPLTSRSTGLRQIVIVAPIIPNWPENQIPEGAIAAPVPLKRLKTVIEQLSYGPDSYAFLLDSEGTPIIPDTLAAFEFPPQGPMSLLNSKNPVLQKLAERMVNRERGIELLPWPDRENYIAYIPVAEANWSIALVIPRNNIEQALRPLDLLTLTIAGLVFTMIVLLWQVQNWEQNRLRQEKEKADRTSAELSKTLTELKRTQSQLIQTEKMSSLGQLVAGIAHEFNNPISFIHGNLLHARSYFTDLIELVRCYQAYLNNPPEEIESQLEAMDWAFLQSDLPRLLTSMESGTQRVRKLVEGLRTFSSLDEDGRKLINLHEHLDMTLTLLSNRLHLNHQNREITLCKNYGDIPLIECYPGLLNQVFLNLLGNAIDTIDEMADQGKWVQEDSGRPEIAIRTRVLPPNWIEIEIADNGAGIPDTVGDRIFDPFFTTKPVGQGTGLGLATSYQIIVTQHEGELHYESSPDRGTKFYVRLPDR, from the coding sequence ATGAGTTTATCTTCGATCGGTTGGTTACAAATGCGTCATCGTCATTGGGCGGTTCGCTTATTTTTTGGTGCGACGATCGTTGGAGCAAGCCTAATTGCTTACTACACCTACGGTCGCGCCCATGAAATATTGCTCGATAAGCTCAAAAACAATGCATTTCAGGAAGTACAAGGAGGAGTTGAAGCGATCGATCGCTGGATAGCCAAGCGCAAAACGGAAGTGGAAACCATTGCTAATAGTCCCACAGCACAAACAATGGATTTAGACATCATCCAACCTTACTTAGAGCAGGAAGCAGAGCGGATTGAACCATTTAACATTACCGTCTTTTTCGATCGAGAAGGACGTTTTTATACCAGCCAGCGGATCGGCGGTAATGCTAAAGACCGCCTATACTTGCAACGGGCCATGAGAGGAGAAGTAAATGTCTCCGATCCGCTCACCTCTCGCTCCACCGGATTGCGCCAGATCGTCATCGTAGCTCCCATTATCCCAAACTGGCCGGAAAACCAAATTCCCGAAGGGGCGATCGCCGCTCCAGTTCCCCTAAAACGCTTGAAAACCGTAATCGAACAACTCTCCTACGGCCCCGACAGTTATGCATTTTTGCTCGATTCGGAAGGCACTCCTATCATTCCGGATACCCTAGCAGCATTTGAATTTCCACCTCAAGGGCCGATGAGCTTACTAAACAGTAAAAATCCAGTGTTGCAAAAACTAGCAGAACGAATGGTGAATCGAGAACGAGGAATAGAACTGTTGCCATGGCCCGATCGAGAAAATTATATTGCCTATATTCCAGTAGCAGAAGCAAACTGGTCAATTGCCCTTGTCATTCCTCGCAATAATATCGAACAAGCTCTTCGGCCGCTCGATCTTTTGACACTAACCATTGCTGGTTTAGTCTTCACCATGATTGTTCTTTTGTGGCAAGTACAAAATTGGGAACAAAATCGCCTGCGCCAAGAAAAAGAGAAGGCAGATCGCACCTCAGCCGAACTCTCAAAAACATTAACGGAGCTGAAACGGACGCAATCTCAGTTAATCCAAACTGAAAAAATGTCTTCCTTAGGGCAATTAGTGGCTGGGATTGCTCACGAGTTTAATAATCCGATTAGCTTTATTCACGGAAATTTACTCCATGCTCGTTCCTACTTTACCGACTTAATTGAATTGGTCCGATGTTATCAAGCTTACCTGAACAACCCTCCAGAAGAGATCGAGAGTCAATTGGAGGCTATGGATTGGGCATTTCTACAGTCCGATTTGCCAAGATTATTAACATCTATGGAGTCGGGAACCCAGCGAGTTCGGAAGTTAGTTGAAGGATTGCGTACGTTTTCTAGCTTAGATGAAGATGGTCGGAAATTAATTAATTTACACGAACATTTAGATATGACCTTAACGCTCTTATCTAATCGCCTGCATCTCAACCACCAAAATCGCGAGATTACTCTTTGTAAAAATTATGGCGATATCCCTCTGATTGAATGCTATCCTGGCTTGCTCAATCAGGTATTTCTGAATTTGTTGGGGAATGCCATTGATACCATTGATGAAATGGCAGACCAAGGAAAATGGGTGCAGGAGGATTCGGGACGGCCCGAGATTGCAATCCGAACTCGCGTGCTCCCTCCGAACTGGATTGAAATTGAAATTGCCGATAATGGTGCTGGTATTCCCGATACGGTGGGCGATCGCATTTTCGATCCCTTTTTTACAACCAAACCTGTCGGTCAAGGAACGGGACTCGGGTTGGCAACCAGCTACCAGATTATTGTCACCCAGCATGAGGGAGAGCTGCACTACGAGTCAAGTCCCGATCGCGGAACGAAGTTTTATGTACGGCTTCCGGATCGCTGA
- the glcD gene encoding glycolate oxidase subunit GlcD encodes MVSSPPQIGKRSSSDWKALVRDFAAILGAKGVVQRKEELLTYECDGLTSYRVRPKLVLLPRNTEEVAAVVQLCDRHQLPWVARGAGTGLSGGALPVENGVLISTGLMREILEIDLENQQVVVQPAVINNWVTQAVSGAGFYYAPDPSSQIICSIGGNVAENSGGVHCFKYGVTTNHVLGLKLVLPDGSIVDVGGEVPEMPGYDLTGLFVGSEGTLGIATEIRLRIIKQAEAIQVLLADFTSVEAAGAAVSDIVSAGILPAGMEMMDNFSINAVEDIVETSCYPRDAAAILLVEIDGLAVEVTANADRIAQICRQNGAREIQIATDVQERSRLWKGRKSAFAAVGKIKPNYYVQDGVIPRTQLPYVLAEIEKLSEKYGYPVANVFHAGDGNLHPLLLYDEAIPGSLETVEELGGEILKLCVKVGGSISGEHGIGADKLCYMTQMFTEVDLQTMKWVNQVFNPHGLANPGKLFPTPRSCGEAAQTKMGIADRHLGADLF; translated from the coding sequence ATGGTTAGTTCTCCTCCTCAGATTGGAAAGCGCTCCTCCTCAGATTGGAAAGCACTCGTCCGGGATTTTGCCGCCATTCTCGGGGCCAAAGGTGTCGTACAACGTAAAGAAGAATTACTCACCTACGAATGCGATGGACTAACTAGCTATCGCGTGCGTCCGAAACTGGTTTTATTACCGCGAAATACGGAAGAAGTTGCTGCTGTCGTGCAACTTTGCGATCGCCATCAACTCCCTTGGGTCGCGCGAGGAGCCGGAACTGGTTTGTCGGGCGGTGCGTTACCCGTAGAAAATGGCGTACTAATTTCTACTGGGTTGATGCGGGAAATCCTTGAGATCGACTTAGAGAATCAACAAGTGGTCGTGCAACCGGCCGTTATTAATAACTGGGTAACTCAAGCGGTCAGTGGCGCTGGATTTTATTATGCTCCCGATCCCTCCAGTCAAATTATCTGTTCGATTGGCGGCAATGTGGCAGAAAACTCTGGCGGCGTCCACTGCTTCAAATATGGCGTAACCACCAACCACGTTCTCGGATTAAAGCTAGTCCTTCCAGACGGCTCTATCGTTGATGTCGGTGGAGAAGTTCCAGAAATGCCGGGTTACGATCTAACTGGGTTGTTTGTCGGCTCGGAAGGCACCTTAGGCATTGCTACCGAAATCCGACTGCGAATTATTAAACAAGCAGAAGCGATTCAAGTCCTCCTCGCCGATTTTACCAGCGTGGAAGCGGCAGGTGCTGCGGTTTCCGATATTGTCAGTGCTGGAATTCTTCCGGCAGGTATGGAAATGATGGATAATTTCAGCATCAATGCGGTTGAGGATATTGTCGAGACGAGCTGCTATCCGAGAGATGCTGCTGCGATCTTGTTGGTCGAGATTGATGGATTAGCAGTAGAAGTAACTGCCAATGCCGATCGCATTGCGCAGATTTGCCGTCAGAATGGAGCGAGAGAGATCCAAATCGCTACGGACGTGCAAGAGCGATCGCGGTTATGGAAAGGTCGCAAATCTGCCTTTGCCGCTGTTGGTAAAATTAAACCCAATTACTACGTGCAAGATGGCGTAATTCCTCGGACGCAGCTTCCATATGTTCTGGCAGAAATTGAGAAACTGAGCGAAAAATATGGCTATCCAGTGGCCAATGTCTTTCATGCTGGGGATGGCAATCTCCATCCTCTCCTGCTTTATGATGAAGCCATTCCGGGTTCCCTAGAAACTGTCGAAGAGTTAGGTGGCGAAATCTTAAAACTGTGCGTTAAAGTGGGCGGCAGTATTTCTGGGGAACATGGTATTGGTGCAGATAAACTATGTTACATGACGCAGATGTTTACTGAAGTCGATCTGCAGACCATGAAATGGGTGAACCAGGTGTTTAACCCTCATGGCTTGGCGAACCCCGGCAAACTATTTCCCACTCCTCGAAGTTGTGGAGAAGCGGCTCAAACCAAGATGGGGATAGCCGATCGCCACCTTGGAGCCGATCTCTTTTAA
- a CDS encoding carbon dioxide-concentrating mechanism protein CcmK, with translation MAQQAVGSIETKGFPGILAAADAMVKAGRITLVGYIRVGSARFTVNIRGDVSEVKTAMDAGIEAVDKAYGATLESWVIIPRPHENVVAVLPINYNDDVEFYRQAVEGNTPRPTLPSS, from the coding sequence ATGGCACAGCAAGCCGTTGGATCGATCGAAACAAAGGGATTTCCCGGTATTTTAGCTGCGGCTGACGCAATGGTCAAAGCCGGGCGAATTACTTTAGTGGGTTATATTCGCGTCGGAAGTGCCCGGTTTACTGTCAACATCCGGGGGGATGTTTCGGAGGTGAAAACGGCAATGGATGCGGGAATTGAGGCGGTAGATAAGGCCTATGGAGCGACCTTAGAGTCTTGGGTGATTATTCCCCGTCCCCACGAGAACGTGGTTGCGGTGCTGCCGATTAATTATAATGATGATGTGGAATTTTACCGTCAAGCGGTGGAAGGGAATACTCCTCGTCCGACCTTGCCTAGTAGCTAA
- a CDS encoding BMC domain-containing protein has translation MPEAVGVIQTLGFPSILAAADAVVKAARVTLVYYDRAESGNFVLAIRGGTSEVHPAMEAGIAAAGKVHGGKVMMHYIVPNPPENVQAVLPIDYTEASEPFRT, from the coding sequence GTGCCTGAAGCTGTTGGCGTGATACAAACCCTAGGATTTCCTTCTATCTTAGCTGCGGCAGATGCCGTGGTGAAAGCAGCTAGAGTCACTCTAGTTTATTACGATCGCGCGGAAAGCGGAAACTTCGTGCTGGCCATTCGTGGAGGCACCTCCGAAGTCCATCCGGCCATGGAGGCTGGCATTGCAGCAGCGGGAAAGGTTCATGGCGGTAAAGTGATGATGCACTACATCGTACCCAACCCTCCGGAAAACGTGCAAGCGGTTTTGCCGATTGACTATACCGAAGCGAGCGAGCCATTCCGTACTTGA
- the ilvN gene encoding acetolactate synthase small subunit: MKHTLSVLVEDEAGVLTRIAGLFARRGYNIESLAVGPAEQLGVSRITMVMSGDDKIIEQITKQLYKQINVLKVQDLTDSPCVERELMLLKVNAPAQNRSEVIELANIFRARVVDVAEDSLTLEVVGDPGKMVAIVQVLQKFGLREISRTGKIALTRESGVNTELLKSLEAKLA, from the coding sequence ATGAAACATACGCTCTCCGTATTGGTAGAAGATGAGGCGGGAGTTCTCACCCGCATTGCCGGCTTGTTTGCACGCCGAGGTTACAATATTGAAAGTCTGGCTGTCGGTCCGGCAGAGCAACTGGGAGTCTCTCGCATTACCATGGTGATGTCTGGAGATGACAAGATTATCGAACAAATTACCAAACAACTCTACAAGCAAATTAATGTCTTGAAAGTACAAGACCTCACGGATTCGCCTTGTGTCGAGCGGGAGTTAATGCTGCTTAAGGTAAATGCTCCGGCGCAAAATCGTTCGGAAGTCATCGAGCTAGCCAATATCTTTCGGGCCCGAGTTGTTGATGTGGCGGAAGATTCTCTGACGTTGGAAGTGGTTGGCGACCCCGGTAAAATGGTGGCGATCGTGCAAGTATTGCAAAAATTTGGTTTGCGCGAGATCTCTCGTACCGGTAAAATTGCCCTGACCCGCGAGTCAGGGGTGAATACCGAGCTACTGAAGTCTTTGGAAGCGAAGTTAGCCTAA
- the infC gene encoding translation initiation factor IF-3: MVDKRKRDLPQINERIQFPKVRVIGADGEQLGIMSPREALEISQERNEDLVLVSDKADPPVCRIQDYGKFKFEQEKKAREARKKQHTADVKEVKMRYKIEDHDYNVRLRNAKKFLKQGDKVKATITFRGREIQHTNMAEALLKRLAADLREDAEVQQAPKREGRNMMMLLSPKKE, translated from the coding sequence GTGGTTGACAAGAGAAAACGCGATCTTCCCCAAATTAACGAACGGATTCAATTCCCCAAAGTCCGAGTCATCGGTGCCGATGGCGAGCAATTGGGCATTATGTCCCCCAGAGAGGCTTTGGAAATTTCACAAGAGCGGAACGAAGACTTAGTCCTAGTAAGCGACAAAGCTGACCCTCCGGTCTGTCGGATTCAAGATTACGGTAAATTCAAATTCGAGCAAGAGAAAAAAGCGCGCGAAGCCCGGAAGAAGCAGCATACTGCTGATGTCAAAGAAGTGAAAATGCGCTATAAAATCGAGGATCACGACTACAACGTGCGTCTGAGAAATGCGAAAAAATTTCTCAAACAAGGTGATAAAGTAAAAGCAACCATCACCTTTCGCGGGCGGGAAATCCAACATACCAACATGGCAGAAGCTTTACTCAAACGCCTAGCTGCGGATTTGCGGGAAGATGCTGAAGTACAGCAAGCCCCGAAACGAGAAGGACGAAACATGATGATGCTGCTTTCTCCGAAGAAGGAATAG
- a CDS encoding thermonuclease family protein has protein sequence MTRDKPIEGTEEEIHLNSQMTMDGMAWHYERYSGNCPNQMAIADGEAIAKGQSVGIWNTANPVTPWEWWKSN, from the coding sequence ATGACGCGAGACAAACCAATTGAGGGAACCGAGGAAGAGATCCATCTCAACAGCCAGATGACCATGGATGGGATGGCGTGGCATTACGAGCGATACTCTGGGAATTGTCCGAATCAGATGGCGATCGCGGATGGAGAGGCGATCGCTAAAGGTCAATCTGTTGGTATCTGGAATACTGCCAATCCCGTTACACCTTGGGAATGGTGGAAGAGTAATTAA
- a CDS encoding MFS transporter — protein MTSRPQPHLNQPSLTLLNKLAYGVGDLGPAMTANLQVFLFLPFLTDVAGMSPGLAGQVLMIGKVWDAINDPVVGVLSDRTESRWGRRHPWMIFGAIPFGLFFFLSWVVPPFSEWGKFWFYVLVAIAFNIGYTMVNLPYTALTAELTPDYNERTTLSSYRFTFSIGGSIFSLILGLVLSFLISDPQQQYLVLALLGTFLSVIPIYLCVWGTRKPVDRIERQRRLDPPSSIPIIDQIRIAFTNRPFLFVMGIYLGSWLAVQITATVLKYYVVSLMGLSDIMFYFAALAVQGTAIVTLSFWTYVSHRVGKKSVYYMGTGFWLIAELGLFILQPGQIGLMFLFAIIAGFGVSVAYLVPWSMLPDVVDLDELNTGQRREGVFYSFMLLLQKIGLALGLALTGQILEWSGYQPTIPGELIPIQPDSAIAAIRFCITLLPTICVLVGGFLAYLYPITRDVHQEILLKLESNKEND, from the coding sequence ATGACCTCTCGCCCTCAACCGCATCTAAACCAACCTTCCCTCACCCTTCTGAACAAGCTGGCCTATGGCGTCGGAGATTTAGGGCCGGCCATGACTGCGAACCTGCAAGTGTTCTTATTTTTACCCTTTTTAACTGATGTGGCGGGGATGAGTCCCGGTTTGGCGGGTCAGGTGCTGATGATTGGTAAAGTATGGGATGCGATCAATGACCCGGTTGTGGGAGTATTGAGCGATCGCACGGAATCTCGTTGGGGACGGCGCCATCCCTGGATGATCTTTGGTGCCATTCCCTTCGGCCTGTTCTTCTTTCTCTCCTGGGTGGTGCCTCCCTTTAGCGAATGGGGAAAATTTTGGTTTTACGTGCTGGTGGCGATCGCCTTTAATATCGGCTATACCATGGTTAACTTACCCTATACCGCCCTCACCGCAGAGTTAACCCCCGACTACAACGAACGCACCACCCTGAGTAGCTATCGCTTCACCTTCTCCATCGGCGGCAGCATTTTTTCCCTCATTCTCGGGTTAGTTCTCTCCTTCCTCATTAGCGACCCGCAACAACAATATCTAGTACTCGCCTTACTCGGAACCTTCCTCTCCGTCATTCCCATTTATCTCTGCGTCTGGGGAACGCGCAAACCGGTAGACCGCATCGAACGACAACGCCGCTTAGATCCTCCGTCATCGATTCCCATTATCGACCAAATTCGCATTGCCTTCACCAACCGACCCTTCCTCTTCGTTATGGGGATTTATTTGGGGTCGTGGTTAGCGGTACAAATCACGGCGACCGTCCTGAAATATTACGTCGTCAGCTTAATGGGACTCTCCGACATTATGTTCTATTTCGCCGCCTTAGCCGTTCAAGGAACTGCCATTGTTACTCTCTCTTTCTGGACTTATGTCAGCCATCGCGTCGGGAAAAAGTCCGTGTACTACATGGGAACCGGATTCTGGTTAATTGCCGAACTCGGTCTGTTTATTTTGCAACCGGGACAGATTGGCTTAATGTTTCTCTTCGCCATTATTGCTGGATTTGGCGTATCCGTCGCCTACTTAGTGCCTTGGTCGATGCTTCCCGATGTGGTGGATCTCGACGAGCTAAATACCGGTCAGCGCCGCGAGGGTGTCTTTTATTCCTTTATGCTATTGCTGCAAAAGATTGGTTTAGCGTTAGGACTGGCCCTCACCGGACAGATTTTAGAATGGTCTGGCTATCAACCCACCATCCCTGGGGAACTCATTCCCATCCAACCTGATTCTGCGATCGCCGCCATTCGCTTTTGCATTACCCTTTTACCGACAATCTGCGTTCTCGTCGGAGGTTTCCTCGCTTATTTATATCCGATTACCCGCGACGTTCATCAAGAAATTTTGTTAAAATTAGAGAGTAATAAAGAAAATGATTAG